The Primulina tabacum isolate GDLZ voucher LSFC59-2 chloroplast, complete genome genome includes the window ATAGGACAAATCTTCTGATCACCATTTCTTTTTTAGGACTTTTTCAATTAATTTAAAATCTTTCACCAAGTATTTAGTTTGAGATTCCCTCGTTTCCCAAATAGGATATCTTTACAAATAACAAAGAGGAACCCTTTATTCATACGCGCAGTAATCGTAGATATATTACCAATTGGGTTTTTTATAAACAGAGCCTGGATTTTTCATTTTTTTAGTCCAACCAAAGCCAACCATAAATTATTCTAATTGATAATAGTACTATGAATCCCCCCAAACAATGGATCTAATTGCATGCACTTCACGCTCCAATTTTTTGATGATTCCATTTTTATTTCTTGGGCGAAACAGAGGATATCTCGATCGGGGAAGAGAACGGGGAAATCCCATATGACCCCATATTTATGACAAGTCGCACTATACGTCAACCCAAGATGCATCTTCCTCTCCAGGAATTCGGAAAGGTACTTTTGGAACACCAATAGGCATGTATTAAAAGAAAAAAGAACTAAATACTCTATTTCACTTTGATATGAAAACGTAACAATAGGGTTTTATTGTCTTTATAATATTGGCTTTATCATAATTAATTTTATCCATAGATTAGAAAAATTCAAAAATAAAGACAAAATAAATAAAGGAATTTTTTGACGAATAAGTTCTTTTGAAGATAAATTAAGGATGGACGCGTTTAATCATTGAAAATGGTATCAACCCCCCGTTGCGTATTGGTACTTATCGAGTATAGAATAAACCTGCTTCTCTTTGTTCCTACGAACAGAATTGTTCAATTATTATGAACAGAATAGAATAAATATTAACCTAACGCTTCCCTTGTTAGGAAATAATCCCTTGAACAAGGGAGGTCCATAGGATAGTCATAGTATAGTCTTTTACAATGCAATAAAGTTACGCATGTCCGTTTGTCTTTGCGAAAGGGGTATTTTCTATGGGTTTGCCTTGGTATCGTGTTCATACCGTTGTATTGAATGATCCCGGCCGGTTGATTTCCGTTCATATAATGCATACAGCTCTGGTTGCTGGTTGGGCGGGCTCGATGGCTCTGTATGAATTAGCAGTTTTTGATCCTTCTGACCCTGTTCTTGATCCAATGTGGAGACAGGGTATGTTCGTTATACCCTTCATGACTCGTTTAGGAATAACCAACTCATGGGGAGGTTGGAGTATCACAGGAGGGACTGTAACGAATCCGGGGATTTGGAGTTACGAAGGTGTGGCAGGGGCACATATTGTATTTTCTGGCTTATGCTTTTTGGCAACTATCTGGCATTGGGTTTATTGGGATCTAGAAATATTTTGTGATGAACGTACAGGAAAACCTTCTTTGGATTTGCCCAAGATCTTTGGAATTCATTTATTTCTATCCGGGGTGGCTTGCTTTGGTTTTGGTGCATTTCATGTAACAGGCTTGTATGGTCCTGGAATATGGGTGTCCGATCCTTATGGACTAACGGGAAAAGTACAACCTGTAAATCCATCATGGGGCGTGGAAGGTTTTGATCCTTTTGTTCCGGGAGGAATAGCTTCTCATCATATTGCAGCGGGTACGTTGGGAATATTAGCGGGTCTATTCCATCTTAGTGTCCGACCACCGCAACGTCTATATAAAGGATTGCGTATGGGAAATATTGAAACCGTGCTCTCCAGTAGTATCGCGGCTGTCTTTTTTGCAGCTTTTGTTGTTGCTGGAACTATGTGGTATGGTTCAGCAACTACCCCTGTCGAATTATTTGGTCCCACTCGTTATCAATGGGATCAGGGGTACTTCCAGCAAGAGATATATCGAAGAGTTAGTGCTGGGCTAGCAGAAAATCAAAGTTTATCAGAAGCCTGGTCTAAAATTCCTGAAAAATTAGCCTTTTATGATTATATCGGCAATAATCCGGCAAAAGGAGGGTTATTCAGGGCAGGTTCAATGGATAACGGAGATGGAATAGCGATTGGATGGTTAGGACACCCTATCTTTCGAGATAAAGAGGGGCGTGAGCTTTTTGTACGTCGTATGCCTACTTTTTTTGAAACATTTCCAGTCGTTTTGGTAGACGGCGATGGAATTGTTAGAGCTGATGTTCCTTTTAGAAGGGCAGAATCTAAGTATAGTGTTGAACAAGTAGGTGTAACCGTTGAGTTCTATGGCGGCGAACTCAATGGAGTCAGTTATAGTGACCCTGCTGCTGTAAAAAAATATGCTAGACGCGCTCAATTGGGTGAAATTTTTGAATTAGATCGTGCAACTTTGAAATCCGATGGTGTTTTTCGTAGCAGTCCAAGGGGGTGGTTTACTTTTGGGCATGCTTCGTTTGCTTTGCTCTTCTTCTTCGGACACATTTGGCATGGTGCTAGAACCTTGTTCAGAGATGTTTTTGCTGGTATTGACCCAGATTTGGATGCTCAAGTAGAGTTTGGAGCATTCCAAAAACTTGGGGATCCAACTACAAGAAGATAGGTAGTCTGATACAAAACTGCTTTGGTATCTTTCAGCTTTATTTTATTTTTGAAGCGAATTTAACATAGAGTACGAGAGTGGATTTGAATCAACGCTTTTTAGGCTCTTGCTCTTTCGAGATTATTCCCAAAAAGAAAAATAAAAAATAAACAGGTATGGAAGCTATAATTGTAAACCAGGATCGAATCTATGGAAGCATTGGTTTATACATTCCTTTTAGTCTCGACTCTAGGGATAATTTTTTTCGCTATCTTTTTTCGAGAACCACCTAAAGTTCCAACTAAAAAGTGAAATTCTTTTTCATTATCTCAATTGAAGTAACGAGCCTCCCCAACATGGGGAGGCTCGTTACTTCAATTAGTCCCCATGTTCCTCGAATGGATCTCTTAGTTGTTGAGAAGGTTGCCCAAAAGCGGTATATAAGGCATACCCCGTAAAACTTACAAGTAAACCAGATATAAAGATGGCGACTAGGGTTGCTGTTTCCATTATAATTATATAATTTCAAGACCCCAACGGATTATCATAAGATCGTTTATTTACAACGGAATGTTATACAAAGTCAACAGATCTCAATGAATACAATAAGATTTATGGCTACACAAACTGTTGAGAACAGTTCTAGATCGGGCCCAAGACGAACTACTGTAGGGAGTTTATTAAAACCATTGAATTCGGAATACGGTAAAGTAGCTCCGGGATGGGGAACGACTCCTTTGATGGGTCTTGCAATGGCTCTATTTGCGGTATTTCTATCTATTATTTTGGAGATTTATAATTCTTCTGTTTTATTAGATGGAATTTCAATGAATTAAATCTAATCTAGTAAGAACCACAAAATTCTAGCTTTTGGTAGTTCGATCGCGGAATTTATTTCTTTCTGTATTTCCGGAATATGAGTGTGTGACTTGTTATAATGGATTCTATTGATAGTACAGAGAATTGGTCTGTCACCTTGATAGAGATGGTTCTACTTCGTCGGATATTTATCCGAGTATCTGGAACACGGACTATATGAACTAGATTAAGAAATATTTGAACTATGATTCATACTTAATATAATTTATATATTATATATATTATATATATATTATATTATATTTGACCTCGGTACGGACTCCAAAAAGAATTTCAAATAGTTAAAAAAAAAGATTTTTCTTTTTTTTAGTCATTCTATCTAATTCATGGAATACGTGATGATCCAATGGTTCTTACTCAGAGAATCCTTGGCTTAGCTTATGATTTATGATTGAATTGAATCATCGTGGTTCTAGTCTGAATCTGAGGTTTTAATTGATTCTATAGGGTCTTAACAAGAGAATTCCTATCAATTCAATAATAAAGATAAAGAAAAATAAAAGGCCACATTAGAGAAAAAAGAAATTAAAATGAAAAAAAAGAACAAATAGGTAAACAGAGCAGAGGATTCAAGAGGCCCGTAAGGATCAAGATAAAGATGATTGAGCTAACTTGATATTTTGGTATTATCACCACAAAGAGAAGCTTTCGAATTTTTTTCTTCTTTCGTACATTCAATTCAGAGAAGATTGAATCGTAGATTAAGAAGTTCCAAACTTTCTATTACATATCTGATTATTATTTGGGTGTTTTTGCTTGAGCTGTACGAGATGAAAGTCTCATATACGGTTCTGAGAGGGGGATTTTCACCTATCTCAATAAAGTCTATGATTGGTTCGAAGAACGTCTCGAGATTCAGGCGATTGCGGATGATATAACTAGTAAATATGTTCCTCCCCATGTCAATATATTTTATTGTTTAGGGGGAATTACGCTTACTTGTTTTTTAGTACAAGTAGCTACGGGGTTTGCTATGACTTTTTACTATCGTCCGACCGTTACTGAAGCTTTTGCCTCTGTTCAATACATAATGACAGAAGCTAATTTTGGTTGGTTAATTCGATCAGTTCATCGATGGTCGGCAAGTATGATGGTCCTAATGATGATTCTGCATGTTTTTCGTGTGTATCTCACCGGTGGATTTAAGAAACCTCGCGAATTGACTTGGGTTACAGGTGTGGTTCTGGCAGTATTGACCGCATCTTTTGGCGTAACTGGTTATTCCTTACCTTGGGACCAAATTGGTTATTGGGCGGTGAAAATTGTAACAGGTGTACCTGAGGCTATTCCTGTAATAGGATCCCCTTTGGTAGAATTATTGCGCGGAAGTGCTAGTGTGGGACAATCCACTTTGACTCGTTTTTATAGTTTACACACTTTTGTACTGCCGCTTCTTACTGTTGTATTTATGTTAATGCACTTTCTAATGATACGTAAACAAGGTATTTCTGGTCCTTTATAGAGAAGATATCTACTATATATTTGTAATCAATCATTTATCACTTAGAGGAGGAATAATAGGATTTTATTGCTACAAGTATGGATTATTGAAAATAATAAGACATGGGTTTAGATATTTCCCTTCAACTAATTGTGTCGTGTCCTAATCGTGCCAAATAAATGATATTGTAAAGTTGAAGGAAATTCTCCGAAGAGAAAATGGATTATGGGAGTGTGCGACTTGAACTATTGATTGGTCTGTGTAGATATATGTCTGCCACATTGGAATTCACAACCAAAAGGTTTTTTGTTCCAACCACCGCGTACGTGTAACCGCTATACAGAAGATAGGCTGGTTCGCTTAAAGAGAGTCTTTTCTATGATTAGATCCGAATCACATTGTACATGAGTAGGCTCCGTAAGATCTGGTAAAATTAAGTGAAATAGATAAAGATTCTTTTTATTTTATCTATTTCACTTAATTAATTTTATATTTATTTATACTTAAAAAATAGTATCTAAAAATGAAATAGTATGGAAATGCATTCATTTCTTCTGCATTGATCTGATTGATAATACTATCGGAGTGAAACAAGAGATCTAAAGAAAAACATAAACTAGACTAAATTAGTAACAAGTAAACCTTTTGTATGTGTATCTCCAACTATTTTGGAGATAATATAGTAATCGTAAAGCCTGAGACAACCCAGAAAGCAATTGATCATAATATGATCAACTTTGTAAGCCGGCTTGGGTCGTGAGTATTTACTTAGACTTAGAACCGAATTCTTTGCAATAGATAGTTGTAATTTCGGAAAAAAAAGAGTCAAGTTTTTCTTACATTGAATCATTCATATATGTGTAGATATAGCTAACACATATATTTTTTATGGATTCATTTGGTTCTTTTGAATCTTGCTCGAGCCGGATGATAAAAAATTATCATGTCCGGTTCCTTCGGAGGATGGATGTATAAGAATTCACCTATCCCAATAACAAAAAAACCTGATTTGAATGATCCTGTATTAAGAGCTAAATTGGCAAAAGGTATGGGTCATAATTATTACGGAGAACCCGCATGGCCCAACGATCTTTTATATATTTTTCCAGTCGTAATTCTAGGTACTATTGCATGTAACGTAGGCTTAGCGGTTCTAGAACCATCAATGATTGGTGAACCAGCAGATCCATTTGCAACCCCTTTGGAAATATTACCTGAATGGTATTTCTTTCCCGTATTTCAAATACTTCGTACAGTACCTAATAAATTATTGGGTGTTCTTTTAATGGTTTCAGTACCTGCGGGATTATTAATAGTACCCTTTTTAGAGAATGTTAATAAATTCCAAAATCCATTTCGTCGTCCAGTAGCGACAACCGTCTTTTTGATCGGTACTGCAGTCGCTCTTTGGTTGGGTATTGGTGCAACATTACCCATTGATAAATCCCTAACTTTAGGTCTTTTTTAAAATTTGATTCAATTGTAAAATAATAGGCATGTGTATCTAGGGAATAATCGTTTCAAAGCGAATTATCCCTAGATACATTTAGTCAAGAAAATTATGAATCTCTTTCGAATACATCAATTGCGCTACAGATTGAAAACCTCTTTTTTGGTAAATCAACTGCGAAATGTTTTTCTAGAATGCCCAATATCTGTTTTACATCTTCTAGCTTAAAATGCTCAATTTTCATAAGATCTTCTTGACTGTTATTCAAAAGGTCCAATAATGTATATATATTGGACCTTTTTAGGCAATTATAGACCCTGGGAGAGAATTCGGATTGGTCAATAAAAATCGATTTCAATGCTATTCTTTTTTTGTTTTTTCTGAGTTTATCCAATTTCTCGTGAAAGGTAAATTGGGATAAAGGAACCATGTGTTGATTGTCCTCTAAAGGTATGTTTTCTTCTTTCTTATCTAAAAAGGGAATAAATAAATCAATCAAATTCCGGGAGGCTTCATGAAGTGCTTCTTTCGGAGTTAAACTCCCATTTGTCCATATTTCTAGAAACAGTATCTCTTGTTTTTCATTCCAATTCCCATAGGAATGAATACTATGATTCACATTTCGAACAGGCATGAATACAGCATCGATAGGATAACTTCCATCTTGAAAGTTATGTGGCATTTTTATAAGATATCCACGATTTCTCTCGATTTCTAATCCAATACAAAAATGAATTGGTTCGATCAAGCTAGCTATATGTTGTGTATTATCGACGATTTCTACATAAGGCGGTAAGATGATATCTTGAGCAGTTACATATCCAGGACCTCTGACACAAATAGACGCTTCACAAGTCCCATATAGATTACTTCTCAATACAATTTCTTTCAAATTCATTAAAATCTCATGAACCGATTCTTGAATACCCGTTATTGTAGAATATTCATGCGGGACGTTCTCAGATTTTACACGTGTGATACATGTTCCTTCTATTTCTCCAAGCAAAGCTCTTCGAATCGCAATGCCTATTGTGTCGGCTTGTCCTTTCATAAGTGGAGAGAGAATAAAGCGCCCATAATAGAGACGTTTACTGTCTGTTCTTGATTCAACACATTTCCACTGTAGTGTCCGAGTAGATACTGTTACTTTCTCTCGAACCATAGTAATATTATTTTATTTGATTGAATTTGAATCATTTATTTCTCTTGTTTCTTTTGAAATTTCTTCACTATTCATTTCCTACACACGTCTTTTTTTCGGAGGTCTACAGCCGTTATGTGGCATAGGGGTTACATCTCGTACGAAAGTTAATAGTATACCACTTCTACGAATAGCGCGTAATGCTGCGTCTCTTCCGAGACCGGGACCTTTTATCATGACTTCTGCTCGTTGCATACCTTGATCAACTACTGTACGAATAACATTTGCTGCTGCAGTTTGAGCGGCAAAAGGTGTGCCTCTTCTCGTACCCTTGAATCCACAAGTACCGGCGGAGGACCAGGAAATCACTCGACCCCGTACATCTGTAACTGTGACAATGGTATTATTGAAACTTGCTTGAACATGAATAACTCCCTTTGGTATTCTACGTGCACTCTTACGTGAACCAATACGTACATTCCTACGCGAACCAATTCTCGGTATAGCTTTTGCCATATTTTAGCATCTCATAAATCTGAGTCCGAAATATATGGATATATCCATTTCATGTCAAAAGAGATTTATTATTTTTACATTGAACCCTTTAGCGAGTCTGATTATCCTTGTCTTTGTTTATGTCTGGGGTTGGAGCAAATTACTATAATGCGCCCCCGCCTACGGATTAGTCGACACTTTTCACAAATTTTACGAACGGAAACCCTTATTTTCATATTTATCATTCCTTATCTTAATTCTGAATCTACTTCTTGGTAGAAAAAAAGTTTCTTGAAATTTTTCATCTTGAGTCGTATTGAATAAAAAGCACCTAATCTTTCGAATCCTTGTTTCGGAGTCGATAAATTATACGTCCTCTCGTTGAATCATAACGACTTACTTCAATTTTTACTTTATCGCCTGGCAATATCCGTATAAAACTACGTCGGATCTTTCCTGAAACATAACCTAGAATCAGATCTTCATTATCTAACCGAACCCGGAACATGCCGTTGGGAAGTGATTCAGTAATTAAACCTTCATGAATCCATTTTTGTTCTTTCATTCCAGGTAAAGCCCCCTTGAAGTATCAACTAATGTACGAGAAACGCTATTAGACAACTTCTTTTTTTTACAAATAGAAAGAGAGTCGTTGGATATTAAACGGATTACCATATAGAACACAACAACTCTCCGCCAATTCTTTCTAGTCGAGCTTCCCGGTCTGTCATTATACCTCGAGAAGTAGAAAGAATTACAATCCCCATCCCACCTAAAATTCTAGGAATTCGTTGAGAGTTAGAATATATTCGTAAACCAGGTCGGCCAATCCGTTTTAAATTTAAAAAATTTCTATAGGGTCTTTTCCTATTCCTTCTATGTCGCAGGGTTAAAACCAAAAAATATTTGTTTTTTTCTTGATGTTTTCTGACGTTTTCGATAAAACCTTCGCGGAAAAGTATTTTAACAATATTTTCGGTAATATTAGTAGATGCTATACGAACAACTCGTTTTTTATCCATATCAGCATTTCGTATAGAGGTTATTATCTCAGAAATAGTGTCCCTACCCATGATGAACTAAAAAGATTGATGTCTCAAAATTGGATATAATTAACATGTTTTTCTTTTTTTTATTGGTTTATGAATATGAAGTTGAAAGGTATATACGTGAGACACAATCTAGGAATTAATCTAGTTCTTAATTTATTTCTTTATAAAGATTTCACGATCTCTTTTTATTTTATAATACCTCGGGAGCTAATGAAACTATTTTAGTAAAATTTAATTGTCTCAATTCCCGAGGAATTGCACCAAAGATTCTAGTTCCTTTTGGATTTCCTTCTTGATCAATCACAACTGCGGCATTGTCATCATATCGTATTATCATACCGTTGTCACGTTTAAGTTCTTTACAGGTACGAACAATTACAGCTCTGACTACTTCTGATTTTTCTAGGGACATGTTTGGTAATGCTTCTTTGATCACAGCAACAATAACGTCACCAATATGAGCATATCGACGATTGCTAGCTCCTATGATTCGAATACACATCAATTCTCGAGCCCCGCTGTTATCCGCTACATTTAAATAAGTCTGAGGTTGAATCATATCAATTTTTTAGTCTATTCTTCCAATTCAAAGGATGAAGAAAATAAAAGAAATATTGTTTGTCCAAAAAAAGAGACCTGTGTGGTCTTTTTTTCATCCCTAAAGACTCATTTCTGTGGGTTCTTTTTTTTATCCCGAACTAATAAATTGAGTTCGTATAGGCATTTTCGATGCTGCTGTTAAAATAGCCCTTTTAGCTATATTTTCAGTTACTCCACCTATTTCATATAGTATTCGACCCGATTTAACAACTGCTACCCAATATTCGGGGGATCCTTTCCCTGAACCCATACGTGTTTCAGCAGGTCTTATGGTAATTGGCTTGTCTGGAAATATGCGTACCCATATTTTTCCCCCACGGCGTGCATTTCGTGTCATTGCTCGTCGACCGGCTTCGATTTGTCTAGATGTGATCCAAGCAGGTTCAAGTGCCTGAAGAGCATATTTACCGAAACAAATACGATTACCTCGATAAGCCATTCCCTTCATTCTTCCTCTATGTTGTTTACGGAATCTAGTTCTTTTGGGGTTATAGTTGATGGGTGTTTTGGAATTCCATCTCTACTACAGAACTGGACGTGAGAGTTTCTTCTCATTCAGCTCCTCGCGAATAAAAGGCTTCAAAATGGAATTTCACTTAGATTTTAATCTATATTTCACTTAGATTTTAATCTATATTAAATAGATATTCACATTTTTTTTTAAATTTATAAAAAAATAAAGTTTTCGCGGGCGAATATTTACTCTTGCAATCTCTATTTCCGCGCTAGGACTTGTTCATGACTTCTCAGAATAGATGAATAGATTTCCGGTTCATTTCGCCGTCCCGACTAGCGAATCATTAAGATTCATTTGTTCAATAAAATCTTTTGCGTTCACAGGTTCCATCGTTCCCATCGCCTCGTACTTAATGGTTAGGTCCGAATTTGCAATGGAGCTAATAATCCAATTTATTCTTGAGTCAACCTTCTTAGTCTTTATTGGCTCGAAGCTCTTGATTTCTTTCTTCTGATTCGTTTAATATTTAGTTCATTATGGATGAATCAACTAGTATTGATGCTTTATTACACTGTTTTTTTGAGAGGACTTATACATAGACCTTACATATTGGAATTCTATAGCAATATTGATATTCTTTTTCTCTCTTTCTCTCATCCTTCCGTTTATCCACACCCTTCTTCTGTATATTGTTTTAAACTTAGAATTAAAGTGAAAAGATTTCAGTTGCTACAAAGATATGACCAATTTATCATATTTTGTCTGGTTCTTTAGATCCAGATAATACGAAGTGATGAGTTGGTTTTCATACTATGGGGCTGGTCTTTTTTTTTAATCCTAACCCTAACCAACGAGTCACACACTAAGCATAGCAATTATATCAAAAGGTGAATCGGATTTTTATTCAACCCTATAAAGAATTAAAAATTAGAATTGCTTGTTTTGATTAATCAGAAAAAGAACGAAGAAGTTTCCCTTTTTTTGTTCTATCAATGGGAAAAACAAGTCAAGTTTTCTTATTCCTCTTCTTTGTCTAGAAAAATCCAAATTTTGATACCTAATACCCCATAGATAGTCCGAACAATATAAGAACAATAATCAATTTTAGCTCGAATGGTTTGCAGGGGAACCCTGCCTTCTCTGATCCATTCGACACGTGCAATTTCTTTTCCATCGATACGTCCTGCAATTTGTACTTGAATCCCTTTTGTATCTGCTTGTTCAGTTAATTCAATAGCTTTTTTCATTGCTTTTCGAAATGAAACTCTATTCTTTAATTGTCCGGCTATAAATCCTGCAAGAATATTAGGGTTTCCGTAAGGTTTTGCAATTCTTGTGATAGCAATGTTTAGTTTTCGGTTTCCATAATCAAATTCTTTTTGTAGGTTCATCTGTAATTCTTCGATTCCTCGTGGTCTACTTTCTATTAATAACTTTGGGAATCCCATAAAGATTATGATCTGGATCAAATCGATTCTCTTTTGAATCTCTATACGTGCAATCCCCTCGGTGCCGGAGGATATTCTCATATTCTTTTGTACATAATTTTTGATAAAATCTCTTATTTTATGATCTTCTTGTAGACCCTTAGAATAATTTTTTGGTTGTGCAAACCAAAGGGAATGATGACGTTGGATTGTACCAAGTCTGAAACCAAGTGGATTTATTTTTTGTCCCATACTCCTCCCCTAATATCTATCATCATATATCCACGAATCCATTTGTTCATAGTCAGCATTTAGAGATCTATCTTTCACTACAAGAGTTATATGACAGGTATTTCTTTTTATCGCATAACGACGTCCTTGAGCTCGAGGTTTTAATCTCTTCGCGGTAGTACCCTCATTAACTTCAGCTTTACTAATTACTAAATCGGCTTTGTTGGAAGCCATATTGTAACTAGCATTTGCTGCTGCAGAATAAACCAATTTAAAAATTGGATAACATGCTCTATAAGACATGAGTTCTAGTATCATAAGTGTTTCCTCATAAGAACGTCCACGAATTTGATCAATTACTCTTCTTGCTTTATCAGCAGATAGAGATATATGTCGACCTAAAGCGTATACTTCTGTTTTTTTTTTCTTTAGCATAAGGTTTGTCTCCTACTAATAAATCATAAATATCTATCCATTTTTTTTAAGATAAGATTATCGACGAGATCGATTATCATTTTTTGCATGTCCTCGGAAATTTAAAGTAGGTACAAATTCTCCCAATTTGTGTCCTACCATACGATCTATTATATAAATAGGAAAATGTTCCTTACCATTATGAATAGCAATCGTATGGCCGATCATTGTGGGTATAATGGTAGATGCACGGGACCAAGTTACTATTATTTTTTTTTCTGCTTTTTTATTAAGCTTTTCTATTTTTATTAATAGATTATTGGCTACAAAAGGATTTTTTTTTAGTGAACGTATCACAGCTAACTCCTATTTCTTTTTTGTAAAGACGAAAAAAGAAATTCTATTTTCTCGTCTATTTACTACGGCGACGAACAATCAAATTATCACTATATTTATTCCTTTTTCTACTTCTTCTTCCAAGTGCAGGATAACCCCAAGGGGTTGTGGGTTTTTTTCTACCAATTGGGGCTCTCCCTTCCCCACCCCCATGGGGATGGTCTACAGGGTTCATAACTACTCCTCTTACTACAGGACGCTTACCTAGCCAACGCTTGGATCCGGCTCTACCCAAACTTTTCTGGTTCGCCCCAACATTCCCCACTTGTCCGACTGTTGCTGAGCAGTTTTTGGATATCAAACGGACCTCCCCAGAAGGTAATTTTAATGTGGCCGATTTCCCCTCTTTTGCAATCAGTTTCGCTACAGCACCCGCTGCTCTAACTAATTGTCCACCCTTTCCAAGTGTGATTTCTATGTTATGTATGGCCGTGCCTAAGGGCATATCGGTTGAAGTAGATTCCTCTTTTTGATCAATCAAAACCCCTTCCCAAACTGTACAAGCTTCTTCCAAAGCATACGGCTTTCTGGATGTGGATGATGATATCTATACAGATGGATCTTATATCTTATATATATGGTACAATGAAATACCACATGGGTAGATATCTATATGAATCCAAATCTGCCGAATCACTCATGGTATGATCTTCTACATCCTAGGTCTTCCCGTTCCGTCATCTGGCTTATGTTCTTCATGTAGCATTCAGACCGAATGAATCTATGAAATTACGTCGATACTTCCACATATTATGGGTAACGTAGGAGACATCTCTATTTTTCCCCCG containing:
- the rps3 gene encoding ribosomal protein S3, giving the protein MGQKINPLGFRLGTIQRHHSLWFAQPKNYSKGLQEDHKIRDFIKNYVQKNMRISSGTEGIARIEIQKRIDLIQIIIFMGFPKLLIESRPRGIEELQMNLQKEFDYGNRKLNIAITRIAKPYGNPNILAGFIAGQLKNRVSFRKAMKKAIELTEQADTKGIQVQIAGRIDGKEIARVEWIREGRVPLQTIRAKIDYCSYIVRTIYGVLGIKIWIFLDKEEE
- the rpl22 gene encoding ribosomal protein L22, coding for MLKKKKTEVYALGRHISLSADKARRVIDQIRGRSYEETLMILELMSYRACYPIFKLVYSAAANASYNMASNKADLVISKAEVNEGTTAKRLKPRAQGRRYAIKRNTCHITLVVKDRSLNADYEQMDSWIYDDRY
- the rpl2 gene encoding ribosomal protein L2; the protein is MAIHLYKTSTPSTRNGTVDSQVKSNPRNNLIYGQHHCGKGRNARGIITVRHRGGGHKRLYRKIDFRRNEKDIYGRIVTIEYDPNRNAYICLIHYGDGEKRYILHPRGAIIGDTILSGTEVPIKMGNALPLTDMPLGTAIHNIEITLGKGGQLVRAAGAVAKLIAKEGKSATLKLPSGEVRLISKNCSATVGQVGNVGANQKSLGRAGSKRWLGKRPVVRGVVMNPVDHPHGGGEGRAPIGRKKPTTPWGYPALGRRSRKRNKYSDNLIVRRRSK